A portion of the Punica granatum isolate Tunisia-2019 chromosome 7, ASM765513v2, whole genome shotgun sequence genome contains these proteins:
- the LOC116213681 gene encoding probably inactive leucine-rich repeat receptor-like protein kinase At5g48380 — MELFRARSLHLVFVIVFQGLSLCIFPIHGNERDVDCLRSIYESVEDPYQYLSSTCNFKNNSEGAICSFTGVECWHQGENRVLNLKLTSMSLRGSFPLGLANCTSLTGLDLSNNDFWGPLPTNMSKIVGYLTTPVLSSNNFWGQIPAGLAECRMLNVLNLDHNRFSGQIPAELGLLDRIKTFYQGRSQSLRKILR; from the coding sequence ATGGAGCTTTTTCGGGCCCGAAGCCTTCACCTTGTATTTGTTATTGTGTTTCAAGGGTTATCGCTCTGTATATTTCCGATCCACGGGAATGAACGCGACGTGGATTGCCTGAGAAGCATATATGAATCGGTCGAAGACCCTTATCAGTACTTGAGCAGCACGTGCAATTTCAAGAACAACAGCGAAGGCGCCATCTGCTCCTTCACTGGGGTTGAGTGCTGGCACCAGGGCGAAAATAGGGTCCTCAACCTCAAGCTCACCAGCATGAGCCTCAGGGGCTCATTCCCTCTTGGCCTCGCGAACTGCACGAGCCTGACAGGGTTGGACCTCTCAAACAACGACTTCTGGGGACCTCTCCCTACCAATATGTCGAAGATCGTAGGGTACTTGACTACCCCGGTCCTCTCATCGAATAACTTCTGGGGTCAAATCCCTGCAGGCCTCGCGGAATGCAGAATGCTGAATGTGCTCAATCTAGACCACAACCGGTTTTCGGGTCAGATACCTGCAGAGTTGGGCTTGCTTGACCGGATAAAGACATTCTATCAGGGCAGATCCC